CCTGTTTTCGTTACAGCCGGCCCCAGAAGGGACGGTATCGGGAGTTTTATCAACTGGGTGTTGAGGCGCTGGGTGAAGCTCATCCCCTGGTTGATGTCGAGACGATTCAACTCGGTACCCGGTTCTTTGCCCAACTCGGAATCAACGACGGCATGGTTCTGGTCAACTCCATTGGCTGCCGTTTGTGCCGACCCCTTTATCGGGAAAAACTGCTTGACTTTTTGCGCCCGCACCGCACCGAACTGTGTCCGGACTGCGCCAGCCGGCTCGAACACAACCCGTTGCGCACCTTTGACTGTAAAAATCCGGGCTGCCAGCAGGTGCTTGCCGCAGCACCCTTGCCCCATCAACACCTCTGTGCCGAGTGCCAGGAACACTTTGCCGCGGTCCTTGCCGGTCTGAAACGCACCCAGGTGCGCTGGGAACTGAACGAACATCTGGTCCGCGGTCTTGACTACTACAACCGCACCACCTTTGAGTTCATCGCACCGGGGCTGGGCGCCCAAACCAGTCTGGGCGGGGGCGGCAGATACGACTATTTGTTTGAGGAGTTTGGCGGACCACCAACACCCGCCATCGGTCTGGCAATCGGCTTGGAACGGACGCTGCTCGCGATGCCGGAACCAGCGACCACGCC
This genomic window from candidate division WOR-3 bacterium contains:
- a CDS encoding histidine--tRNA ligase yields the protein MLKSSRPKGTQDFVPPQSEKKFWVEKTFRQLAHLYGYQEVVTPTFEHTEVFIKSSGSTSDIVQKEMYTFTDRAGRSLTLKPEGTPGVVRAVLENRLRLPCRLFYITPCFRYSRPQKGRYREFYQLGVEALGEAHPLVDVETIQLGTRFFAQLGINDGMVLVNSIGCRLCRPLYREKLLDFLRPHRTELCPDCASRLEHNPLRTFDCKNPGCQQVLAAAPLPHQHLCAECQEHFAAVLAGLKRTQVRWELNEHLVRGLDYYNRTTFEFIAPGLGAQTSLGGGGRYDYLFEEFGGPPTPAIGLAIGLERTLLAMPEPATTPSRQLVFVVWTTAEELPVAQELLDRLRAEKIPALISYESPKLKRQLHLADLAGAALCVVVGAEEIKRGVYGLKDLRTGTQTEVPQSEIVSRIREIFNT